From the genome of Prochlorococcus marinus XMU1419, one region includes:
- the ilvN gene encoding acetolactate synthase small subunit: MKHTLSVLVEDESGALSRISGLFARRGFNIDSLAVGPAETKGISRLTMVVEGDDETLQQMTKQLNKLFNVLGVVDLTNMAAVERELMLLKVSSKEDTRSNILDLVQIFRAKVVDVSDIALTLEVVGDPGKLVALEKLLEPYGILEIARTGKVALKRSSGVNTEMLKINKYSLEI, translated from the coding sequence ATGAAACATACATTATCAGTTCTCGTTGAAGACGAATCTGGAGCTTTAAGTAGAATCTCAGGACTTTTTGCGAGAAGGGGCTTTAACATAGATAGCCTCGCTGTTGGTCCAGCAGAAACTAAAGGAATTTCAAGACTAACTATGGTAGTAGAAGGTGACGATGAAACTCTTCAACAGATGACTAAGCAACTCAATAAATTATTTAATGTTCTTGGAGTTGTGGATCTTACAAATATGGCAGCTGTTGAGAGGGAATTGATGTTACTAAAAGTTTCATCAAAGGAAGATACAAGAAGTAATATCTTAGATTTAGTTCAAATATTCCGTGCAAAAGTTGTTGATGTATCAGATATAGCCCTAACCCTAGAAGTGGTTGGGGATCCTGGGAAGTTAGTTGCTTTAGAGAAATTACTCGAACCTTATGGAATTCTTGAAATAGCGAGAACTGGCAAGGTGGCTCTTAAGCGCTCTTCAGGAGTTAATACAGAAATGTTAAAAATAAATAAATATTCTCTAGAAATTTAA
- a CDS encoding peptidylprolyl isomerase, with the protein MTSKGELEVKLYGKDNPITVSNFLENIEKKFYLNQKFYKVINYPQVSFIMGGINPKNKFYPERNLTLNKRSLSIPLEIKFKEEKKPRYNYQIKNPFELENLIYTFEKGSIAMVKSGKNKSSSTEFFFVTDKIPELDGRYSIFGKIIKGFDVLEKIKKEDLIIGVKIHN; encoded by the coding sequence GTGACTTCAAAAGGTGAACTTGAGGTTAAGTTATATGGTAAAGATAACCCAATAACAGTATCAAACTTTCTGGAAAATATAGAAAAAAAATTTTACTTAAATCAAAAATTTTACAAAGTCATCAACTACCCCCAAGTAAGTTTTATTATGGGTGGTATTAATCCGAAAAATAAATTTTATCCTGAAAGAAATCTAACCTTGAACAAGAGAAGTTTATCAATACCATTAGAGATTAAATTCAAAGAAGAAAAAAAACCAAGATATAATTATCAAATAAAAAATCCTTTTGAATTAGAAAACTTAATTTATACCTTTGAGAAAGGTTCAATTGCTATGGTTAAAAGTGGAAAGAATAAGTCCTCATCTACTGAATTTTTTTTTGTAACGGATAAAATACCAGAACTAGACGGTAGATATTCAATTTTTGGGAAAATTATAAAAGGTTTTGATGTACTTGAAAAAATTAAGAAAGAAGATCTAATAATTGGAGTAAAAATACATAATTAA
- a CDS encoding photosystem I assembly protein Ycf4, with the protein MNSDLTSFDKIEQKIGGSRKISNYIIGGMLTIGGIGFLLASVSSYTGRDLLPLGNPSSLLFIPQGIIMGAYGVIANLLNFYLWYLVYINFGSGSNSFDKSSKSVEIKRKGLFKDIEVKLNFDEIKSVKLDISEGFNPRRRIALVLKGRKKPLPLSGAGELKPLLQVEEEGARLAKFLNVNLEGLK; encoded by the coding sequence ATGAATTCAGACCTCACGTCATTCGATAAAATCGAACAAAAAATTGGTGGATCAAGAAAAATTTCAAATTATATTATTGGAGGAATGTTGACTATAGGAGGTATTGGATTCCTTTTGGCTTCTGTATCTAGCTATACAGGAAGGGATCTTTTACCTTTAGGAAATCCTTCAAGTTTATTGTTTATACCTCAAGGAATAATAATGGGAGCATACGGAGTAATTGCAAATTTATTGAATTTTTACTTATGGTATTTGGTTTACATAAACTTTGGTTCAGGAAGTAATTCTTTTGATAAATCATCAAAATCTGTAGAAATAAAAAGAAAAGGTTTATTTAAAGACATTGAAGTTAAATTAAATTTCGATGAAATTAAATCAGTTAAGTTGGACATAAGTGAGGGATTTAATCCTAGAAGGAGAATTGCATTAGTACTAAAAGGTAGAAAAAAACCTCTCCCCCTTAGTGGAGCAGGTGAACTTAAACCACTACTTCAAGTTGAAGAAGAAGGAGCTCGTCTAGCTAAATTTTTGAATGTTAATTTGGAGGGTTTAAAATAA
- the psbD gene encoding photosystem II D2 protein (photosystem q(a) protein) — protein sequence MTIAVGSAPQRGWFDVLDDWLKRDRFVFIGWSGLLLLPCAYLAIGGWFVGTTFVTSWYTHGVASSYLEGCNFLTAAVSTPGDAMGHSLLFLWGPEAQGSFVRWLQLGGLWNFVALHGVFGLIGFMLRQFEIAGLVGIRPYNALAFSAVIAVFTSIFLIYPLGQHSWFFAPSFGVAAIFRYILFIQGFHNITLNPFHMMGVAGILGGALLCAIHGATVQNTLYEDTSIYTDGKVQSSTFRAFDPTQEEETYSMITANRFWSQIFGIAFSNKRFLHFLMLFVPVMGMWTSSIGIVGLALNLRAYDFVSQEIRAAEDPEFETFYTKNILLNEGMRAWMSSVDQPHENFVFPEEVLPRGNAL from the coding sequence ATGACGATCGCAGTTGGTAGCGCCCCACAAAGAGGATGGTTTGATGTCCTCGATGATTGGTTGAAGCGCGACCGCTTTGTATTTATTGGTTGGTCCGGACTACTTCTACTTCCTTGTGCATATCTTGCTATAGGTGGTTGGTTCGTCGGAACAACATTTGTTACCTCTTGGTACACACATGGAGTTGCAAGCTCATACCTTGAAGGTTGTAACTTTTTAACAGCAGCTGTAAGCACCCCTGGCGATGCCATGGGACACAGTCTTCTATTTTTATGGGGTCCTGAAGCCCAAGGTAGTTTCGTAAGATGGCTACAACTTGGTGGACTTTGGAACTTCGTTGCATTACATGGAGTATTTGGCCTAATTGGTTTTATGCTTCGTCAGTTTGAAATTGCTGGCCTTGTTGGAATTAGACCATACAACGCATTAGCATTCTCAGCAGTAATTGCAGTATTCACAAGTATTTTCCTTATTTATCCTTTAGGACAGCATAGTTGGTTTTTCGCACCTTCATTTGGTGTTGCAGCAATCTTCCGTTACATTCTGTTCATTCAAGGTTTTCACAATATCACTCTAAATCCGTTTCACATGATGGGTGTTGCTGGAATTCTTGGTGGTGCTCTACTTTGCGCTATCCATGGAGCTACAGTACAAAATACTTTGTATGAAGACACAAGTATTTATACAGATGGTAAGGTTCAAAGTTCAACATTTAGAGCTTTTGACCCAACTCAAGAAGAAGAAACTTATTCAATGATTACAGCAAATAGATTCTGGAGTCAAATCTTCGGTATTGCTTTCTCAAACAAGCGTTTCTTACATTTCTTGATGTTATTTGTACCTGTTATGGGTATGTGGACATCTTCAATTGGTATTGTTGGCTTAGCACTAAACTTAAGAGCTTATGATTTCGTAAGCCAAGAAATCCGTGCAGCAGAAGATCCAGAATTTGAAACTTTCTATACAAAAAATATACTTTTGAACGAAGGTATGCGAGCATGGATGTCTTCTGTGGATCAACCACACGAAAACTTTGTATTCCCTGAGGAGGTTCTTCCACGTGGAAACGCCCTTTAA
- the psbC gene encoding photosystem II reaction center protein CP43 — protein sequence METPFNNLLRAPNQSIEETGYAWYVGNARLINLSGRLLGAHIAHSGLIVFWAGAMMLFEVNHFTFDKPMWEQGLICMPHVAMFGYGIGPGGEVIDIMPFFQAGVVHLIASAVLGFGGIYHSLAGPEKLEEDFPFFSTDWRDKNQMTNILGYHLIVLGVGALAWSINWCFIGGAYDTWAPGGGEVRLVNPTLDPRVILGYLFRSPWGGAGSIIGVNSIEDIVGGHVYVGVTAIIGGIFHIFTKPFGWARRAFIWNGEGLLSYALGGICVASFIASTFIWFNNTAYPSEFYGPTNAEASQAQSFTFLVRDQRIGANVGSTMGPTGLGKYLMRSPTGEIIFGGETMRFWDFRGPWLEPLRGPNGLSLEKIQNDIQPWQVRRAAEYMTHAPNASINSVGGIITEPNAVNFVNLRQWLAAAQFFLGWFTFIGHLWHAGRARAAAAGFEKGIDRKSEPALEMPDLD from the coding sequence GTGGAAACGCCCTTTAATAATTTATTAAGAGCTCCAAACCAAAGTATTGAGGAAACTGGCTATGCCTGGTATGTAGGTAACGCTAGATTAATCAATCTATCTGGACGTTTATTAGGAGCTCACATTGCTCACTCTGGACTAATTGTCTTTTGGGCGGGAGCAATGATGCTCTTTGAGGTTAATCATTTTACTTTTGATAAACCAATGTGGGAGCAAGGTCTTATCTGTATGCCACACGTTGCGATGTTTGGCTATGGCATTGGCCCTGGTGGTGAAGTTATAGATATCATGCCTTTCTTCCAGGCAGGCGTGGTTCATTTGATAGCTTCTGCTGTTCTTGGTTTTGGAGGTATTTACCATTCATTAGCAGGTCCAGAAAAACTTGAAGAGGATTTCCCATTTTTCTCAACTGATTGGAGAGATAAGAATCAAATGACAAATATCCTAGGATATCATTTGATTGTTTTAGGTGTAGGTGCATTAGCATGGTCAATAAACTGGTGTTTTATCGGCGGTGCATATGACACATGGGCGCCTGGTGGTGGTGAAGTTAGACTTGTTAATCCAACCCTAGATCCAAGAGTTATTCTTGGTTACCTATTCAGGTCTCCATGGGGAGGAGCCGGTTCAATAATTGGAGTTAACTCCATTGAAGACATTGTTGGTGGACATGTTTACGTGGGTGTAACTGCAATTATTGGAGGAATATTCCACATCTTTACCAAACCATTCGGATGGGCCAGAAGAGCATTTATTTGGAATGGTGAAGGACTATTAAGTTATGCGCTTGGTGGAATTTGTGTTGCAAGTTTTATTGCATCAACATTCATCTGGTTTAATAACACTGCTTACCCATCAGAATTTTATGGCCCAACAAATGCTGAAGCTTCGCAAGCACAAAGCTTTACTTTCCTTGTGAGAGACCAAAGAATTGGAGCTAACGTAGGTTCAACAATGGGACCAACTGGTTTAGGTAAGTATCTCATGAGATCTCCTACAGGTGAAATTATATTTGGTGGTGAAACAATGAGATTTTGGGATTTCAGAGGTCCATGGTTAGAGCCTTTAAGAGGTCCTAACGGATTAAGCCTTGAGAAAATTCAAAATGATATTCAGCCTTGGCAGGTAAGAAGAGCTGCTGAATATATGACTCATGCTCCTAACGCTTCTATCAACTCTGTTGGTGGAATTATTACAGAGCCTAATGCTGTTAACTTTGTTAATTTAAGACAATGGTTAGCTGCAGCTCAATTCTTCCTAGGATGGTTTACATTCATCGGTCACCTTTGGCATGCTGGACGTGCTAGAGCAGCCGCTGCTGGTTTCGAAAAAGGAATCGACAGAAAGAGTGAGCCAGCTCTAGAAATGCCAGATTT